AAGTCATTTGTAGTGTAATATGTTATTTGCAGTGCATGAAACTCCTGAAATACCCAGcaagcccacagggctgataactgaaaaatgttgctggccctgttAAGATGTAACTAGCCCTGTATTTCAAATAGGAAACTGAGATCAGGTGTTAAAACAATGTAATAGATGAATTAATGTGTGATTGTTCCATGCTATCAGAAAAGAACACTactgttcattggctgaaagcattctctagaccaatcTCATTTGGTGTTAGATACATGGGTAGGCTGACCTGTGAAGTtatggtttgattgatcatgaaccaGACAGACACTGTCTAGCTACCACACTTGTAaattatttccaaaatatttcccatagtcaatgacatggtcaaatgcacacccttggaaaatgtactGGCCCACAGGGTTGGCTGttaaataaagttgtaagcctgccatgtaactagcaagcagcaggCAGCCGGGCAGacgttatttcatacactgttatttggggttttttgttggacataatatttttgttttatagaTGCGGCTTACCTTAATTGCAAAATTCCATAATGAAATTATGGATTTCTAATACATTTTGTATTATCAAACCATACACCCACCCATCTGACACTAGATTTCCATTTTTGCGCAAAGAACCAACGAATATCATTTAGTTTTACAAGTGGGTGTGTTTTGGGCTTAAAGGCTACTTTTTCTAAATATTGTTGCCAAGTAGCATCAAGAACATTTTTTTGCGTTAGCCAAAAGGTAGAATATATGTCTAAGTGGTGAACATCTATCTTCAAATTAAATTCAAGACCATTAAGACCCTTCATCTTGTAATTATGTAGTGTGCACCAACAAGCTTCATAATTTATTCAAGTACTGAAGCCTTTCTTTTTGCCATTTGGACTAGCAAATGCATAACTGCTTGCATATTCGCTGATGAATGAGTGTTAGTTTCTGTTAGTTAGTAGCCATAGCTTGGACCGTCATGTACCGCAGACAACTaacaatacatacataaacataagTATCAACATAAGCAGAAACTGTTGTCACATTAGGGAATAAACAGAAAACAGATTCTGTTGGCACTGAAAGTTAGTGTGGCAATTTAGCATAGATATTCAGCATCttaatttaaaataaaaatcatAATAGCAATTTAGCATAAGAATATGGTAACTTAACTCAATTATTTTGCAAAGTAATTAAACATTCAATTTAGCACAGTAATATTGCATGGAAGACAAGCAAAAATATACTAATCTGTGTATGACCTAGGCATTACTATGTGGTAATTTATCATAGATATTTAGCATTTTAATGTGGCAAATTAAAATTCTAAAACAAATTTAGCATAGGAATATAGAAATTGATCATATTAATTTATCAAATTAATACTGCATAGCAACCTAAcatacatcctcgatatctccaggtaGGTAAtaaggtaataaatttatcgggcggagccgtagatgcgtccagggaatagtggagacttatcggaacgtataccctggagatattgaggatgccTAACATAGCAAACAAACTAAAGCATATCAAACAATGTATGTCCAAGATGCCACCAGCCTCACTGATCCTGGGTCATTTATCTATTTGTCACTACCATGTTCGCTACATTATCATATATCGGGAAATTTTCAAGGTTTTCAAGGTTAGAAATGCAACACTGAAAATATGTTATCCACGAATTTTTCCAAACTTCAAACCATTGGTTTAGATTTCCTGTCGAATAACATTTCTGACATGCTGGCAACCAATGACTTCCTGACATGTGCATCAACTCTGTAATACCTGTCTACAACTAATCTTACTGATCAGTGACATTGAACGGCCTGAATAAAAAAGTAACAGAGATGTCGTGTCAAGACTGTTTAATTGTAATTGTGTTGCTGGTCCAGTAAGTGATCTTTCCCACAACTTTCTTCTTacatcaaaattaatattgtctaaaatatttacaaattttagGTCTCCAAACATCGACAATTACCTCGAAAGCCCAAGGGGTCTCAAACCTTGGAATTTTAGTGCCTTGAAAATTTCCCAGTATACATTATATACATTTGGCCTTGGGGATCACTGTTTAGTCATTGTGTTGTGACATTCTAATTTGGTGTAGAGATTATGTGCACACTGTAATTGTAATTCATAATTATAAATCATAATTCATAATCAACATTATTAAACAGACAAGCCTTTACTAATACAGTAGTCCATGTTCTCAGGTCAGTCGTAATTACATGGTATATAAATCAGGAAAACACCAAGTCAAGTTTTTACATATGTACAAGTAAATTAAGTAACATATATAGTAAAATCATGTACTAAATTTAACCAAAATTGTCTAAGAAATGATACAAAAGTTGATATAACCCTTTTAAATTCGATGGAACCATTCCTAGGAAAGCTGTCGTTGATGTCTTAATGAtcaaagagttatgtccctttgtcaATCATTACGTAACCTCGTACCACAATACAAAAGGGATTGTCTTAAAGATGAGATTTTTAAAACTTCTTAGGCAAGGCTCAACTAAAGCTTGTCTTTCTAGAGATTTCTACCTGAAGTATTTGAAGCAAAGAAAAAAGAATCACCTGTTTTAGAAACATTAATGACCAAATTCATCACTGACACTTATCTTCTATTGTTGATATCTTCAGGAAGAAGCTGCTGTTAAATATCGAAGTAAGAAGATGGCAATTTACATACAAATGTTAACATACTAAACATAAGTACATTCAGTGTCACCAGCtggtatgtatatgtatggtaAGTACCGTATTTTCTCTATTCGATGCCTTGAGTGTACGAATTGGGAGCCATGAACCTGGATTGTTGTAAGGGCTTGGTAATTCAATAGCAACTTTCCATCTCTAATTCCAGACTACAAAATGAACATTTGTAGGAAACAGTCATTATTGAAAAAAGGGAGTAATTTTGAATGACGAGACGTTTAAAAGACATGTCACCAAACAGAGGCCAACTCCTGCTTTGAGGACAGAGAGACTGATTTAGAGACAGACGTGCATttgattttcagtgaaatatgttaAGGCTGTGGGCTTGTTTAATGAACACAGATTTTATCCTACACAAAATCCTGCAACTGAATGCAATATCATTTTATAATTTTTAATGCCTTTGGTGCAATATCTGAATCTGACTGGGCTTGTTTTATGAACACAGATTTTATCCTACACAAAATCCTGCAACTGAATGCAATATCATTTTATAATTTTTAATGCCTTTGGTGCAATATCTGAATCTGACTGGGCTTGTTTTATGAACACAGATTTTATCCTACACAAAATCCTGCAACTGAATGCaatatcattttatattttttaatgcCTTTGGTGCAATATCTGAATCTGATTAGTCGATCAGAGGTTATTATAAATTAACAATAACACTGCCAAATCCATCGATTGGTGTTTCACCTGTTTCAAGTGCTTGTAATTAGCACCGAGACTCACCATGAAATAAGAATTGCACTGTTGAACTAGAACGGTGATGACCTATCAATGCCCATGTCAACATTTTAAACTTCAAGCTAACAGTAactttcaaacaatacaaatcGTACCTCCACAAAACGGAATCACAATGAACCTACCAATGCTCAAATTAACATTTCAAACTTCATGCTGATGTTTCATTTCTAACAGTACAGTGCCCCATCTGTCAAGACAGAATGCAGTAATGCCACAAACGCTGTAATCAACAATTATAATGTCATGCTAATATTAACTTTCAAACAGTACAATTCAATTTCGATCTCCAATTAACATAGCTCTAACTTGCGATGAATATCCGGCAAATCTTGTTCTGTGTCGTGTCCTGGGTGCCCTCACAGGTTATACAGAACTATGTCAAATAAAATTCTGCACAAGTAAACATTTAAAGATTGATAGTCATTTTACATATAAGTATTGGTGTAAAAGTGTATTCATTAACAAGTTGACTGCCACCTTGAATATACTCATAGTATCAATGTCTGGCTGAATTTGCCACTATGAATTATCTCACAGCTACATTAGTAGCACTtcaaaacaagtttcacatcaTGGCAAAACAGGCACAAGAAGCAGTCGTCTCCTGGCAGTAACAAAGAATGCCAACATGTTAAACGTATAATTGATCTCCTAACTGGTATGGAAAATGAAACTAACACACATAACTAAAATGGAGCTCTTTGAGAGATCGACCATAAGTAAATCCTATGATGAACGCATTCAACAACCTTCAAGGCTCCTAGAACACTGACGCAGCTTAAAGAATTTGACATGAGCAATGACCTTAGtgaatgatttttttatgaCATAAAACGCCTGGACCCCAAATACCTGAGACAGTCTCACAATCAAACTATTTAACATCGATAAAGGTATTTCAATATACACTGGAATATGGCACAAAGACTGAAAGACTTGCATAAAAtacccatatatatatatataaacttatATATACTATtagacacaaacatacaaatttgATCATATTCAGAAAACAACCTTCATATACAAtcaaatttgtttcatattCAACCCGTCAAACATTTTTTACTCTAAAATTTATTAAACCCCCAGAAAAAAACCCTAATAATTATTTCCTTGTTCAACATAGTGTGCATTTACACAACTGAAACTGAAATCTGAATGAGAGAAATTCAACATATTTTAAGAAgtaaaatatatctttaaacatgtgacacaatGCAAACAGAAATGCTAAATGAAAAGGACAAAACTGACTGTAAATAATGTAGTGGAATGAGTATTTTGAGTCATTGGGTGCATTTCCACATACAGTGAATGGTCACCAAGGACATATGCATTTTTTAGCCCACTCGACTAGACAAATGTACACGTTACAAATAGCATAAAAGAAGTGATGTAAAAGTTTTCAGACTTCAGACTATCATTTAGTGTGGACTTGGTTGCCTAACGAGATCAGAGTACAAATGTGCACTGTGATCTCAGCGATAAGTCAATGGTAATACCtgtaccttaacatagacttaacaCCCGGAACATTAAGGTTGCTCTGTACAGCGACACACTGGTACATAGTGAAAATGGTATGTCACAAGTCTAAAATGCCCAGAGATGGACTCAGAGTCCAACTCTCAAGAACACATTTCATAGCTTTCATGATGACTTTGTGCCTATTCATACACTAGTTTTACACAATTACATGTTCTTTCCATAGGTAAAGAACCCAActcatttgttttctttcatccTGCACATCATCTTAAGTTTGATGTCAACATTTGcataacatttacattttctgttgtgttgtgaaaatattacagTGATGTACTGGGATGACTTAGTTCAGGGGCTTCTTTCTGAAACACaaaataaagtgagtgagtgagtgagttgggtttaagcTAATTTTAGCAATACTAAAGCAACATAacagtaggggacaccagaaattggatGAACACACTGTATTTAGGCATGATAAGCTAACACtcataaccactaggctactctacTGCCCTCAAACTTCAAGTGATACGGTGGAGGATATTAGAAAGCCTACCGATACACCAGGTTCTCATTTcaaaaaacattctatgtaGTACGGTTGTTACAATAGTGCTACGAAACATAAAAATGTTCACACTTGAAGAGTTACGGCTCTTTGTGAACAgaataaaggtcaaggtcaatgaTTGTGCTTAGCCCtgttgaacaaacaaacaacattcgAAATTAGCACCTGAAGTTACAAGAACACCCAAATGTgctaaaaataaataaagatcAATCACAATGATGACTGACCAGTAGGAGAGTTATAAAAATCAGTTTcctagttttgattttgctaccAGCTGGAACTGATCAGAAATGCAGAGCAAGCAAAGTATCCAAGCAATCATAATAGGAGCAATAGGGTTGCCTGTTAACAAGCAGTTCCCCCTGACATCAATGTATTACTTACTCTTCTTCTTTCTCCTGGACAGCTTCTGCTTCCTGGTGTCGCTTCTTGGCAGACAAATTCAGCTTACCACCTGGAACAGAGAAAGAACAGGTAAGGCAGGATGTGAATTGCTTTGACATGTAGAGTGCACTGTAATTCAGACAAGCTTGGGACCAACAGAAATTACCATTGAAGGTTGACAAACCAATTGATAGGTTGTTTATTCAAGGTTTATTGGCCAAGCGGACTTCCTACTCAGTAAAATTAGACAAAATACCCAAACTAAACAACAGGATGTTTATTCAACATACAGAGCTTTTGAATTGTAACAACAAAGAAGGATTGTGTCGGGACTGTAAGTTCAGTCCAGCATATACAGCAATCTAAGAAAGACAAACTCAGAGTTGGACGGAGTGCGCTGTATTTCATTAACATCATGGCAAGGCTTGGCATGGTGTTTGATTAATATGCAATTCTCACTTCTGGTAGTAATAGtaatacaatgttatcataGGATATCCAGGTTTAGACACAACCTGCATGAAAGACTAATATCCTCAGCCAATATAGGAAACATTTAACAGGCTTGAAGAGATTTGTTCATACCTCGTGTAGCATCTACCAGGTACAGGAAGACTGCAGCAATCAGCGCCACTGTGAACAGACAATAACAGATCACATATTACAgttattcatttcaaatatggaGCACGATGGAGCAGGCTTCTGTTACATCACTCCAGCCTGGCTTTCTCACCTCTAGGTGAcatcacaacacatcaaacTGCACAAGATAACTGACTGTGATTTCCCTTTAATGCCAAGTTTGAGAGTAAGCTCTCTTCCTCCTGTTGCAAAGTTACAGTAAGAAGCTTGTGTCTCACAGCTCTTTAACGGAACTCACCACACAACCTAGGATAACCTAATCATgtacaaacaaaacagataaCTGTTGTGACACTGATCACTCTGCTGGCAGCTTATATTCAGTAATATATGATTAGCCTCAGGTTAATGAGAACAAATAAACATTCATTTGATAAAAGTAGTCTGTCTACTAGATGATAATACCAAAGAtacacaaaaacataaacataacagGACATTATCAGGATACTAGGAAGCTAATGAAGGTGTCACAAGCTGAGAAAGTAACTAGTGTGACCATGCTTGAAAAGAATGATCTCACTTCCCAATCTGGTCAAGATACTTGAAACTGACCTCCCTTCCTGGGTATCTTACCTGTCCACTGTTGTCTAGTATATTGAGAGTGACCTTATGACATAACTTGGCCAaaatagttatctcccttcccagAGTGACCCTCGAGAGTGATCTCCCTTATCACTGTACTCACTGCACAGCCAGGCCATGAAGAACACCTCTAGAATGAGATAGCCTTTGGAATCCACAATTATCCCGGCAACCAGTGATATGACGGCTAGACCAAGGTTCTGTACAGCTTGCATTCTGTAACACAGGCATTTATTAAAGATAATACTCTGGTTTTGTACTTATACACAGGGTTTCAGCCTCTTCAGTGAAGTTTCAGATATCAAAAATCAGTAACAGAGACACTCAAGGTGACAGAAACATATATCCACAAGAGAACTTGTATCCTTCACACAGTGTTCATATCCTTGTGAGTACTCACATTCCGTATGCCGTCCCGAGCTGGTGCTGAGGGATGACCATAGACACCATTGGCCAGAGAGCACTGGCCAGGACCGAGTAGGCCAGACCCATGGTGGACTGTGGACCCAAGTAGACAAGTTTAGTGTCagacacatttcaacatgaggaACAGATAGGTAAGCAAGGGCTAGTGTTGTCTCCCTTCCCAACAGGGGAAATAGGTTTCTGTCCCAATTCCACAAGATATGGTTCTAGTTAAGTactgatcactggcttgtctggttgTGACTAGATTATTCAGATACCAACatgaacacaacaaaacataaaacaactgaaagatAAACTCCCTTCATAAGGGGCAAACTAGACCACTTACAACAACACCACTAAAATAGGAGAAAATGCATGGCATGACACTCTTAGCAAATGTCTAAGGCCTTGGATACAAGTAATTTAGAGAGTAATACAGGACTGCTTGAATATGGGACAGGTTCCTTCAGGTTAGCAGTTTCCAATATTTGTATTTGGAATCAAATACATTTCCTTGTTAGTACCTTGTTAGTATCACTTAATAAAGTCTGGTTACCATAGCAACATAAGGGTTGATGAAGGTGAAGGCCAGCATGGCGTGACACCCCAGGGTGACAAGGACACCAGCAATGACCCAGAAGATATTCTTCCCACTCTTGTCAATCAGGAAACCAAACAAAGGGGAGGCAACTGCGGAGATGATGTACACCAGGCTACAATGGAAACACCAACATTACAGGTGATAGGATAGTTTAACCATGTCAACCGTGTGAGTCAATTGAGATTCATGCAGAACTGAAAAGCATTCCAGTTACCTCACAGTGTGAGAATAGAGGAAAGCTTGAAGTTTTGTACGGGCAAGGGAAACACCAATATTTGCAAATGATTTGTTAGACAATTACACCACTTCCAGTATGTATGGTCTTAATTAGCCAGCACTTTTAAGCTGCTGAAAAGAAGGAAACAGACGTTGTGGTTTGTCTTGGGTCAGCTCACTTAAATACACCTGCCGCTATACACTTTGCGAGCGGTTTTGTGAATCTTGAGCCATTCATGATCTGTACCAGACCTTGAACAGTTAAACGTCAGCTGAATTTTATCACTTTAGGACAAAGACAAGCACAGTACTCGTTCACAGTGGAAATTACAGAGAACATCCATTATCACGCAGACATTCATAATAGATGAAATAAAGATCAAATGACTTCTCTATATCACCATAATTAATCTGATAGTTGACATATGAAAGCACAGAAGATTTTGATGAAGTTGTAGGTAATTAGTGAGTATGAttatatgctgcttttagcaatattctggcaatgtCATGGCAAGGACCCCagaaaaaggcttcacacatagtatccacatgtggaatcaaacccaggtctttatgGTGATgaccaaacactttaaccactcagctacTCAACTACCCTCAATAtcaaagtagtgagtgagtgagtgagttgagttttagacaagtgttcctttatttttttcaaggtttcttcacaagctgaGTATCaaataccttgtgaagaaaccgggaaatgaataagggaacacttgtgcaTTAATGTGATCCCTTAGTTTTCCCTCTGTATGTACTGGGAGCTAATCTGGTTTGCAGCAATTGATATTGATTGTACAtgcgagtgagtttaattttaagccacactcaccaatattcaagctatatggtgttggtcagtaaataatcgagtctggaccaaacaatccagtgatcaacagcatgagcatcgatctacacaattgggaactgttgacatgtgtcaataaagtcagcgatcctgaccacctgatcctattagttgcctcttctgacaagcatagtcgccttttatagcaagaatgggttgctggaggtctattctaccccgcaccttcacAGGTCCAACATCAAAGTAAGGACAAACAGGAAATACAGATGTGTTTGTAGCAACATACCTGTTAACATTGTTGGCGAGGAATGGAGAGTAGTCAAACTTCATTTCAAAGAAAAcactgaaaaatataaacatccaTTCAAAGATTCaaagtttgtatgtatgtgtacttaTGTACAAGTACTTACATGCACCAGTCTACAGTAAACAACTGGTCCTTGTCTTATCTTTAACAACTTTTAAGTTGAGAATTCAAAGATGAACTTTCCAGATATTCTGCTCTGGGATGTTGCGATCAAGTTTCACTGTGTGAATACTCACAGTCCCAGGCCAACAAATGGGAAGACGGCAACGTAGTAGGCAACGCAGATGATGCAGATGAGCCACATGGTGAGGGGGAAGTAGCGGACGTCGGTCAAGCGAACAACTTCGTCTGAAGCAAAATGGTAAGTTTACAGCATGATGGTAAGTTTGCAACACATGTGGAGTCACACTGTAATACAATTCTGGAACTGCTACAATAGGCAGTGAAGAAAATACCATGCTGACTTTGGCTGCAACGGTTTGGACAAAATAAATACACACCTTGCAGTGATAAAATATCATGTTGCCTTCCAAGGCAGGTTAGATGAACTATTTCTTGATTATGTCAAAGTTTAGGTTCAAGTTCTTTTTTATCAGTATCAGGAAGTTGCATACCAGAGGTTGCAGCTTCTTTCTTTAGGACACGGTCATTCCTCTTGTCAAAGAAGGCCAGGGCAAATGCACATAACAGAGAGAATACACATGTGCCAGCACCTACAACATACCACAATAAGCATCAGTGACATACACTCTAAACAAAACTAACAATGCAGTTTTAGGACCTGAATAAAACATGGTCTCAGAAACAAACTTCGCAAAGTTGAGCTGTCTGAACATTGAAGAGTAACATTAGAATAAAGTCAGAATTATACATTATTTTCATGTGAATCACCCAAATTAAAAAATTCCACATTTCACAACATTTTGTACAAAAATTAGTAAGTAAGACAATGGCTATACAGGTTTTTCAGTCAGGACAATGTGGTGGCCATATTGGAGATCGGGGGCTCCTTTCACTGTGCAACTTTTACTAAGGTTAtgcttaactcccattctttaacactgcaattAGGTAACcatagtgacttacgatcaccttagtgctgtgtAAGAATAAGTTTGTGAAGTGTCAACTTTGGTTGGATGGTTTCAACAACAGGGAAGTTATTATCTTGTCCAGTAAAACGGCAAGTCGACTGAACAGACTCACCTACAAACAGAGACACTCCCAGACACTTAAATCCATTGTACCACTTTCCGATGAAGTTGTACACAGGCTGCATCACATTCATGTTGACGGTGCTGCCCTAGAATAACGACATGATTCCAGACTGATTGGCTATTGATTGTCtctttgatcacaagattgattAGGCAAGTGTTTGACCTTGTTTATAACAAGGGCTGCAAGCTGTTAACAAATCTGATCACAATCTATACATGTGAGTATAAACTAAGCACCATCCAAAATTATgacaggtgtgagtgagtgagtgtgtgagtgagtttagttttaagctgcactcagcaacattccagtattGTGGTGACAGTtgttaaataatcaagtctggaccagaaaatccagagatcaacagcataagcatcaa
This genomic stretch from Haliotis asinina isolate JCU_RB_2024 chromosome 4, JCU_Hal_asi_v2, whole genome shotgun sequence harbors:
- the LOC137281276 gene encoding lysosomal dipeptide transporter MFSD1-like isoform X2 codes for the protein MTETEKSPLLGSRKEEEDEEVELSKCGATLCCDPRRFLHRYLVLIVMCFLSFGSYFCYDNPAALQDNMLKDLDISESQFMSFYSWYSWPNVILCFFGGFLIDKLLGVRLGAIMFSLFVTSGQVIFALGSVFNLYWLMCAGRFVFGIGGESLAVAQNTYAVKWFKGRELNMVFGLQLSFSRVGSTVNMNVMQPVYNFIGKWYNGFKCLGVSLFVGAGTCVFSLLCAFALAFFDKRNDRVLKKEAATSDEVVRLTDVRYFPLTMWLICIICVAYYVAVFPFVGLGLVFFEMKFDYSPFLANNVNSLVYIISAVASPLFGFLIDKSGKNIFWVIAGVLVTLGCHAMLAFTFINPYVAMSTMGLAYSVLASALWPMVSMVIPQHQLGTAYGIMQAVQNLGLAVISLVAGIIVDSKGYLILEVFFMAWLCMALIAAVFLYLVDATRGGKLNLSAKKRHQEAEAVQEKEEEKKPLN
- the LOC137281276 gene encoding lysosomal dipeptide transporter MFSD1-like isoform X1; the encoded protein is MTETEKSPLLGSRKEEEDEEVELSKCGATLCCDPRRFLHRYLVLIVMCFLSFGSYFCYDNPAALQDNMLKDLDISESQFMSFYSWYSWPNVILCFFGGFLIDKLLGVRLGAIMFSLFVTSGQIIFASGALIQNIYLMYFGRFVFGIGGESLAVAQNTYAVKWFKGRELNMVFGLQLSFSRVGSTVNMNVMQPVYNFIGKWYNGFKCLGVSLFVGAGTCVFSLLCAFALAFFDKRNDRVLKKEAATSDEVVRLTDVRYFPLTMWLICIICVAYYVAVFPFVGLGLVFFEMKFDYSPFLANNVNSLVYIISAVASPLFGFLIDKSGKNIFWVIAGVLVTLGCHAMLAFTFINPYVAMSTMGLAYSVLASALWPMVSMVIPQHQLGTAYGIMQAVQNLGLAVISLVAGIIVDSKGYLILEVFFMAWLCMALIAAVFLYLVDATRGGKLNLSAKKRHQEAEAVQEKEEEKKPLN